Proteins from one Terriglobus tenax genomic window:
- the thrB gene encoding homoserine kinase, whose product MTVSVRVPASSANLGPGFDALGMALAMYLEIEAEVSEETSIAASGRDAHLCGRLDRNLILSTIFDLLSASGRSIPGLKLTLKNEIPLGRGCGSSAAAIVAAVLLANELGQLGWDEARLLREVSRIEGHPDNVAAALLGGVVASAMQPDGEVAAVKIAAPSVWQFLVAIPSASLSTSKARGMLPDAYSKADTIFNVQRSALLMGAFAAGRGDLLRLAMQDRMHQPYRMEACPLLKALLPMSGKNGVLGVALSGAGPSVLLVLDKETDPQTIIAEAQKLSGDPGLEVVVTAVAEGAVSQNR is encoded by the coding sequence ATGACCGTATCTGTAAGAGTTCCAGCAAGTTCTGCCAATTTAGGTCCCGGTTTTGACGCTCTCGGCATGGCCTTGGCCATGTACCTGGAGATTGAGGCGGAGGTCTCTGAAGAGACCTCCATCGCTGCCTCCGGGCGGGATGCACACCTGTGCGGCCGCCTCGACCGGAACCTGATTTTAAGCACTATTTTTGACCTTCTAAGCGCCTCCGGGCGCTCCATCCCCGGCCTGAAGCTCACTTTAAAGAACGAGATTCCGCTCGGCCGTGGGTGCGGATCCTCTGCGGCCGCCATCGTCGCAGCGGTTCTTCTGGCCAACGAACTTGGTCAGCTTGGCTGGGACGAAGCTCGCCTTCTCCGCGAAGTCTCGCGGATTGAAGGACATCCGGACAACGTCGCAGCGGCCCTTCTGGGCGGCGTCGTAGCCTCCGCCATGCAGCCGGATGGGGAAGTCGCAGCGGTGAAAATTGCCGCTCCCTCGGTCTGGCAATTCCTGGTAGCCATCCCAAGTGCTTCGTTATCAACAAGTAAGGCCCGTGGCATGCTGCCCGACGCGTACTCCAAGGCCGACACTATCTTCAACGTCCAGCGCAGTGCTCTCTTAATGGGCGCTTTCGCCGCCGGCCGTGGCGACCTGCTGCGCCTTGCCATGCAGGATCGCATGCACCAGCCCTACCGCATGGAAGCCTGCCCATTATTGAAGGCACTGCTGCCCATGTCAGGGAAAAATGGTGTTCTGGGAGTGGCTTTGAGTGGTGCCGGACCGTCGGTTTTGCTGGTCCTGGACAAGGAAACCGACCCCCAAACCATCATTGCCGAGGCCCAAAAGCTGAGTGGTGATCCCGGCTTGGAAGTTGTCGTTACAGCGGTTGCAGAGGGTGCTGTTTCCCAAAATAGGTAA
- a CDS encoding HAD family hydrolase codes for MINTQRLSSSQTLLIDADDTLWENNIYFEQAIAGFISLLNHHTYSPEEVRHHLNNCEHETIRQRGYGLKSFRMSLRNCFEQLSTEPVTEEKHHQIASFADAIATQEIELLAGVAETLAELTTRHRIILVTKGDDWEQRDKLERSGLKPYFHGIEVLPEKHSDAYRSLRDLHRCDASSTWMIGNSPRSDINPALEAGLNAIFIPHANTWMLEHEELSAAPAGQTFLELPGFAHLATHF; via the coding sequence ATGATCAACACGCAACGCCTGAGCAGCAGCCAAACCCTGCTCATTGACGCGGATGACACCCTGTGGGAGAACAATATCTACTTTGAGCAGGCGATCGCCGGCTTCATTTCCCTGCTCAATCATCACACCTACTCTCCCGAAGAGGTACGGCATCACCTGAACAATTGCGAGCATGAGACCATCCGCCAGCGCGGCTATGGCCTCAAGAGCTTCCGCATGTCTCTACGCAATTGCTTTGAGCAGCTCAGCACCGAGCCCGTCACAGAAGAGAAACACCACCAGATTGCCAGCTTTGCCGACGCCATCGCCACGCAGGAGATCGAGCTGCTCGCGGGCGTGGCTGAGACCCTGGCCGAGCTGACGACGCGCCACCGCATCATCCTGGTCACCAAGGGCGATGACTGGGAACAGCGCGACAAGCTGGAGCGCTCCGGCTTGAAACCCTACTTCCACGGGATCGAAGTCCTGCCGGAGAAGCACAGCGACGCCTACCGGTCGCTGCGTGACCTGCACCGCTGCGACGCATCAAGCACCTGGATGATCGGCAACTCGCCCCGCAGCGACATCAACCCCGCTCTTGAGGCCGGTCTGAACGCCATCTTCATTCCGCATGCCAACACCTGGATGCTCGAACACGAGGAACTGTCCGCGGCTCCCGCCGGGCAGACCTTCCTCGAACTGCCCGGCTTCGCCCACCTGGCCACGCACTTTTAG
- the trxA gene encoding thioredoxin: MANVVDVSDATFESEVLQSQQPVMVDFWAAWCGPCRALAPIVDEVATTYSGQLKVMKMNVDQNAQTPARYGIRGIPALLIFKDGKVAEQIVGYVPKDTIDKSVTKVLA; the protein is encoded by the coding sequence ATGGCGAACGTAGTTGATGTAAGCGATGCGACATTTGAGAGCGAGGTGCTGCAGTCGCAGCAGCCCGTAATGGTTGATTTCTGGGCCGCCTGGTGCGGACCCTGTCGAGCGCTTGCTCCCATCGTCGATGAAGTGGCCACCACCTACAGCGGACAGCTGAAGGTGATGAAGATGAATGTTGACCAGAACGCGCAGACGCCGGCCCGCTACGGTATCCGCGGCATTCCGGCCCTGCTGATCTTCAAGGATGGCAAGGTTGCCGAGCAGATCGTCGGCTATGTGCCCAAGGACACCATCGACAAGAGCGTGACCAAGGTCCTGGCCTAA
- the thrC gene encoding threonine synthase: MIVKSHELRCTGCGVRIAGTDATSNFRCAQCGELYEVVYPWSTDDTNLPNAGALRWLWQERRSSTLAIDQSGVWRFRDLLPILEDANNAVTLREGNTPLYDLPRCAKIAGIDWLLAKHQGLNPTGSFKDTGMTTALSVAAERGYKVVACASTGNTSAAMAAYAARAGLTSIVFIPEGKIAWGKLSQSMDYGALTIQLKTDFDGCVRVLNDLVKRFPIYMLNSVNPYRLEGQKTPALEMVEQMDWQVPEHVIVPGGNLANNAALGKGFEEMKRLGLISRVPKISVIQAHGANPLYRAMQANGGETLEPVVADTRATAIRIGNPASWKKSVKVIKATGGWVEEVSEQEIAIAKAEIGSEGIGCEPASAVTLAGLKKLTRDGRVGREERVVLLLTGHTLKDPEYTIDFHRGTLLSDQSVSSLQKPPVVLEADTDVVLKALESSIKL; the protein is encoded by the coding sequence ATGATAGTGAAGTCACACGAGCTTAGATGCACAGGGTGCGGTGTACGTATCGCAGGAACCGATGCGACCAGCAACTTTCGCTGTGCCCAGTGCGGCGAGCTGTATGAAGTCGTTTACCCCTGGTCGACCGATGACACCAACCTGCCCAACGCTGGCGCACTGCGCTGGCTCTGGCAGGAACGCCGCTCTTCGACCCTCGCAATAGATCAGAGCGGTGTATGGCGCTTCCGCGACCTTCTGCCCATCCTCGAGGATGCAAACAACGCCGTAACCCTCCGCGAGGGAAACACGCCGCTCTATGATCTGCCGCGTTGCGCGAAGATCGCTGGCATCGACTGGTTGTTGGCCAAGCACCAGGGCCTGAATCCCACCGGCAGCTTCAAAGACACCGGCATGACCACCGCCCTCTCCGTCGCTGCCGAGCGCGGTTACAAGGTCGTCGCATGCGCCTCGACGGGGAACACCTCCGCCGCCATGGCCGCCTATGCCGCCCGCGCCGGTCTTACCAGTATCGTCTTCATCCCCGAAGGAAAGATCGCCTGGGGCAAGCTCTCGCAGTCCATGGACTACGGCGCGCTCACCATTCAGCTCAAGACTGACTTCGATGGCTGCGTCCGCGTCCTCAATGACCTGGTCAAGCGCTTCCCGATCTACATGCTCAACTCCGTCAACCCCTATCGCCTCGAAGGCCAGAAGACCCCGGCGCTTGAGATGGTGGAGCAGATGGACTGGCAGGTTCCGGAGCATGTCATCGTGCCGGGTGGCAACCTGGCCAACAACGCCGCACTCGGCAAAGGCTTTGAAGAGATGAAGCGCCTCGGCCTCATCAGCCGTGTCCCGAAGATCTCCGTCATCCAGGCCCACGGAGCCAATCCGCTCTACCGTGCCATGCAGGCCAACGGAGGCGAGACCCTGGAGCCAGTCGTCGCCGACACCCGCGCCACCGCCATCCGCATCGGTAACCCCGCCAGCTGGAAGAAGTCCGTCAAGGTCATCAAGGCGACCGGCGGCTGGGTTGAGGAGGTTTCCGAGCAGGAGATCGCCATCGCCAAGGCCGAGATCGGCTCCGAAGGCATAGGCTGCGAACCGGCCTCCGCCGTCACCCTCGCCGGCCTCAAGAAGCTCACCCGCGACGGTCGCGTCGGTCGCGAAGAGCGCGTCGTCCTCCTCCTGACCGGACACACCCTCAAGGATCCCGAGTACACCATCGACTTCCATCGCGGAACTCTGTTGAGCGACCAATCGGTCTCTTCCTTGCAGAAGCCGCCAGTGGTTCTCGAAGCCGATACGGACGTGGTCCTGAAGGCACTCGAGTCCAGCATTAAGTTATGA
- a CDS encoding BrxA/BrxB family bacilliredoxin: protein MYPEIMVIPMREELTRAGISEARSAAEVDAALAKPGTTLVVVNSICGCAAGKMRPGVRMALSNPTLPDQSITVFAGQDREATEKARGYFGGHPPTSPAIAILRDGQLVYLMQRSAIETSTAPVIAQELQRAFDTYCAKTTV, encoded by the coding sequence ATGTACCCAGAGATTATGGTCATCCCCATGCGCGAGGAGCTGACCCGCGCAGGCATTTCCGAAGCCCGTTCGGCGGCTGAAGTTGACGCAGCCCTGGCCAAGCCTGGCACCACCCTGGTGGTTGTGAACTCGATCTGCGGCTGCGCCGCGGGCAAGATGCGCCCGGGCGTCCGTATGGCATTGTCGAACCCGACGCTGCCGGACCAGTCGATTACTGTATTTGCCGGCCAGGATCGCGAAGCGACGGAGAAGGCTCGCGGCTACTTTGGCGGACATCCGCCGACATCGCCGGCGATTGCGATTCTGCGCGACGGCCAGTTGGTATACCTGATGCAGCGCTCGGCGATCGAGACCTCGACCGCTCCGGTGATTGCGCAGGAACTGCAGCGCGCGTTTGACACCTACTGTGCCAAGACCACGGTCTAG
- a CDS encoding GGDEF domain-containing protein has translation MVTAICAANLLLVWSVAYFPQLRANNSSTWFAYALTRVFGIIATIWIARQIASPATRLRWLLLLLNQVLGMVAMVLYGIRALLTEQQAFSMGIPVLLFILASIPSLLAISCEFNTRETLPVRALDIALALLTGVLFVILIFSLVNLIGHIDDAGLRKLNLVLALQGVFIAAGATLRLWGTVDEEERRFFFIMTTTSWITVILTGARNYMTLGQVGPFMEIFWDLVADMRALIILVMIVAIYQPPEWFRNHPPSKKSIQISRVSSSLFVGITLAVLGISVARHHFFVGASGLFLTLIGYGLRNALIQESLVQAEEKLLAAKDRLEVMVALDGLTGIPNRRSFDQTLDREWHLISRSGQPLGILMIDIDYFKALNDTYGHSAGDEVLSRIALTLQIALPRTGDFIGRYGGEEFAAILPGVNFSGLEGVAGRLQTAVHELVFENFARPVTISIGAALGSFMNTASPQDVLKAADAALYRAKASGRDRIECIDLTLVPAYEEPSLQQNREVQIKLAGK, from the coding sequence TTGGTCACCGCTATCTGCGCGGCCAACCTTCTTCTTGTTTGGTCAGTAGCCTACTTCCCACAGCTACGCGCGAATAACTCTTCGACATGGTTTGCCTACGCATTGACCAGGGTGTTCGGAATCATTGCCACAATCTGGATTGCTCGCCAGATAGCTTCCCCGGCGACACGTCTGCGCTGGCTCCTTTTACTGCTGAATCAGGTATTGGGCATGGTCGCCATGGTGCTCTATGGCATTCGGGCATTGCTCACGGAACAGCAGGCCTTTTCGATGGGAATTCCCGTCTTGCTCTTCATCCTGGCCAGCATTCCCTCACTGCTTGCGATCTCCTGTGAATTCAACACTCGAGAGACACTGCCGGTTCGTGCGCTCGATATTGCTCTTGCACTTCTGACGGGAGTCCTCTTTGTCATATTGATCTTCTCGCTGGTCAACCTGATCGGCCATATCGACGACGCTGGTCTACGCAAACTGAACCTGGTGCTTGCTCTTCAGGGTGTCTTCATCGCGGCTGGCGCAACCCTGCGATTGTGGGGAACAGTGGATGAAGAAGAACGCCGGTTTTTCTTCATCATGACCACGACCTCGTGGATCACGGTCATACTCACCGGTGCGCGCAATTACATGACCCTCGGCCAGGTTGGCCCTTTCATGGAGATCTTCTGGGATCTCGTTGCGGATATGAGAGCCCTCATCATTCTGGTCATGATCGTTGCGATCTATCAGCCGCCGGAATGGTTTCGCAACCACCCACCATCGAAAAAGAGTATTCAGATCTCCCGTGTCTCCAGTTCCCTCTTCGTTGGAATAACCCTCGCCGTACTCGGCATCAGCGTCGCACGTCATCATTTCTTTGTGGGTGCCTCAGGCCTGTTCCTAACGCTCATTGGGTACGGTCTGCGCAATGCCCTCATTCAGGAAAGTCTTGTTCAGGCGGAAGAAAAACTGCTCGCGGCTAAAGACAGGCTGGAAGTGATGGTGGCTCTCGACGGCCTGACTGGTATCCCAAATCGTCGCTCTTTCGACCAGACACTTGATCGGGAGTGGCATCTCATCTCACGCTCTGGCCAGCCACTCGGCATTCTGATGATTGATATCGATTACTTCAAGGCTCTAAACGATACCTACGGCCACAGTGCAGGGGACGAAGTCCTTTCGCGTATTGCCCTCACATTACAAATCGCTCTCCCTCGTACTGGAGACTTTATCGGCCGATATGGAGGAGAAGAGTTTGCCGCTATTCTTCCAGGAGTGAACTTTTCCGGGCTGGAGGGCGTTGCCGGCAGATTACAGACGGCTGTGCATGAGCTTGTGTTCGAGAATTTTGCGCGACCTGTCACGATTAGTATCGGGGCCGCGCTGGGCAGTTTCATGAATACCGCTTCTCCTCAGGACGTGCTGAAGGCTGCCGACGCAGCCTTGTACAGAGCCAAAGCATCTGGCCGGGACCGAATCGAATGCATCGATCTAACCTTGGTGCCCGCTTACGAAGAACCATCGCTCCAGCAAAACAGAGAGGTCCAGATAAAGCTCGCTGGCAAATAG
- the modA gene encoding molybdate ABC transporter substrate-binding protein has translation MMLLVCPVFGQAKPTELRIAAAADLQPVLGALGPVYEKKANVQLKISYAASSVLATQIIAGGPFDLFMGADFFFPEKVVAANLADTGSPIPYAKGTLVLWTRKDSAFNPLHLNALESPKLERLAVADPDHAPYGRAGMEALKKLHLDAKVKDKIVRAENVGQSGQFALTGNAQVAIISKTLAVSPNFKDSGVFVLFPFASYTPINQTAVVLRNSSQRDAAHAFLKWFLSKEVQEKLPELGLVAVQ, from the coding sequence ATGATGCTGCTGGTCTGTCCAGTATTCGGACAAGCAAAGCCGACGGAGTTGCGCATTGCCGCCGCCGCCGACCTGCAGCCGGTGCTGGGCGCACTGGGGCCGGTGTATGAGAAGAAGGCGAATGTCCAGCTGAAGATTTCGTATGCGGCCTCGTCCGTGCTGGCGACACAGATTATCGCGGGCGGACCGTTTGACCTGTTCATGGGCGCCGACTTTTTCTTCCCGGAAAAGGTGGTTGCGGCGAACCTGGCCGATACCGGAAGCCCGATTCCCTATGCGAAGGGCACGCTGGTGCTGTGGACGCGCAAGGATTCGGCGTTCAACCCGCTGCACCTAAATGCGCTGGAGTCTCCGAAGCTGGAGAGGCTTGCGGTTGCCGATCCGGACCATGCGCCGTATGGCCGCGCGGGGATGGAGGCGCTGAAGAAGCTGCACCTGGACGCGAAGGTGAAGGACAAGATTGTCCGGGCGGAGAATGTGGGGCAGTCCGGCCAGTTTGCCCTGACGGGCAATGCGCAGGTGGCGATTATTTCAAAGACACTGGCGGTTTCTCCAAACTTCAAGGACAGCGGCGTGTTTGTGCTCTTTCCGTTTGCCAGCTATACGCCGATCAACCAGACGGCGGTGGTTCTGCGGAACTCTTCCCAGCGCGATGCGGCGCATGCGTTTCTGAAGTGGTTTTTGAGCAAAGAGGTGCAGGAGAAGCTGCCGGAGCTGGGGCTGGTGGCAGTGCAGTAG
- a CDS encoding PepSY domain-containing protein: protein MRRSLLKLRKYTMLLHRWMGVVFCLLFLMWFASGIVMMYSSYPVLTAAQRLTHLPVLKPALIRVQPDTALSLAGIAKPEQVVLSSLEGRPVYRVRASGRLTTVFADTGSLFGGLDGESAKTIAATWAGLEAAKVRSIDRLNEEDQWTVPQKYRPYRPLWKVTWPTGEQVYISNVTGEIVQVTTRTSRLISYFGAIPHWIYFTQLRKDAAKWNAVVIWLSASGAVMTLLGIIAGLWLYSPSKKYRFASGPSYIPYSGQKRWHLMLGLIFGLSTFTWILSGMFSMSVLKSTPDPIEAPVKHMLTGGTWHGKEWQEAELPQALTLLSHQGGFREIELLRYLDRPVYLATDSPATSALVFSSGTKATTVQDAVLTDAVARAISPYRVIDSRVVRRYETYYVDRHGEKPLPALYLQTDSPSAAAFYIDLRTGRLVQTYTAVARWNRWLYHGLHSLDLPILYRSRPLWDAIILLFMGGGIALSWTGVTIGYRRVRSKLVTTRKAH from the coding sequence ATGCGCCGTTCGTTGCTGAAGCTGCGCAAGTACACCATGCTGCTGCACCGCTGGATGGGAGTCGTCTTCTGTCTTCTGTTCCTGATGTGGTTCGCATCGGGCATTGTGATGATGTATAGCAGCTACCCGGTGCTGACAGCAGCGCAGCGGCTCACACACCTGCCTGTGTTGAAACCGGCACTGATACGTGTGCAGCCAGACACGGCACTCTCTTTGGCTGGGATTGCCAAGCCAGAGCAGGTCGTCCTGTCCTCGCTGGAGGGCAGGCCCGTCTACCGGGTGCGAGCGTCCGGCAGACTGACGACGGTCTTTGCAGATACTGGCAGTTTGTTCGGCGGACTGGATGGTGAGTCCGCTAAAACCATTGCCGCAACGTGGGCGGGGCTGGAAGCTGCCAAGGTACGATCCATTGATCGACTCAACGAAGAAGATCAGTGGACGGTGCCGCAGAAGTACCGCCCCTACCGGCCATTGTGGAAGGTTACCTGGCCCACTGGCGAGCAGGTCTATATCTCGAACGTAACGGGTGAAATCGTGCAGGTCACCACGCGAACGTCGCGGCTCATCTCATACTTCGGAGCGATTCCGCACTGGATCTATTTCACGCAACTGCGTAAGGACGCGGCAAAATGGAATGCTGTTGTGATCTGGCTCTCGGCCAGCGGAGCAGTGATGACGCTGCTTGGCATCATCGCCGGTTTATGGCTTTACTCTCCCTCGAAGAAATACCGTTTTGCCAGTGGTCCTTCTTACATTCCCTACAGCGGACAAAAGCGATGGCACCTGATGCTAGGCCTGATCTTTGGCCTGTCGACATTTACATGGATTCTGAGCGGCATGTTCTCGATGAGCGTTCTGAAGAGCACGCCTGATCCCATTGAAGCTCCAGTCAAGCACATGCTGACCGGGGGTACATGGCATGGAAAAGAATGGCAGGAGGCAGAACTGCCGCAGGCGCTTACACTCCTCAGCCACCAGGGTGGCTTTCGCGAGATCGAGTTACTCCGCTACCTGGACAGGCCGGTGTACCTGGCCACAGATAGCCCTGCCACTTCAGCGCTGGTATTCAGTTCCGGAACCAAGGCAACCACTGTTCAGGACGCTGTCCTAACCGATGCAGTCGCAAGGGCCATCTCTCCATATCGCGTTATCGATAGCCGCGTTGTCCGCCGATACGAGACTTACTACGTTGACCGGCATGGAGAGAAGCCTCTGCCGGCACTATACCTGCAGACAGATTCACCCTCTGCCGCCGCCTTTTACATCGATCTGAGGACAGGCAGGCTTGTGCAGACCTACACAGCCGTCGCACGCTGGAACCGCTGGCTGTACCACGGTCTGCACTCCCTGGACCTTCCCATACTTTACCGCTCTCGCCCTCTTTGGGACGCGATCATCCTCCTCTTCATGGGTGGAGGCATTGCGTTGTCATGGACGGGAGTCACGATCGGTTATAGAAGAGTCCGTTCGAAACTTGTGACCACCAGGAAAGCTCATTAG
- a CDS encoding ATP-binding cassette domain-containing protein translates to MSEVFLHERVSARIGTLHLDLMIALRAPWTVLFGPSGTGKSTVLRHLAGLVGGGAWRRQMPLAAQQPALFPHRTVRQNLTFGWGGETNAVRFEELVALFRLEDLLERYPSQISGGQAQRVNVARALMPQRSKLVLLDEPFTGLELSFRNELLLALRDWTRRNQLPVLMVTHEVADCLLLDAEVIKLHEGRVVAQGPACEVLAEERERLLASLR, encoded by the coding sequence TTGTCTGAAGTTTTTCTGCATGAGCGAGTGAGCGCCAGGATTGGCACCCTGCACCTGGACCTGATGATTGCGTTGCGTGCGCCGTGGACGGTTTTATTTGGGCCGTCGGGTACAGGCAAGTCGACGGTGCTCCGGCATCTTGCCGGACTTGTGGGTGGAGGGGCGTGGCGCAGGCAAATGCCCCTGGCAGCACAGCAGCCGGCGTTGTTTCCGCACAGGACCGTGCGGCAGAACCTGACATTTGGATGGGGCGGAGAGACCAATGCGGTGCGCTTCGAGGAACTGGTGGCGTTGTTCCGCCTGGAGGATCTGCTGGAGCGTTATCCATCCCAGATTTCCGGTGGACAGGCGCAGCGGGTGAATGTGGCCCGCGCCCTGATGCCGCAAAGATCAAAGCTGGTGCTGCTGGATGAGCCGTTTACCGGGCTGGAGTTATCGTTCCGCAACGAGCTGTTACTGGCGTTGCGGGATTGGACGCGGCGGAATCAATTGCCAGTGCTGATGGTGACGCATGAGGTTGCGGACTGCCTTCTGCTGGATGCCGAGGTGATCAAACTCCACGAAGGGCGTGTGGTGGCGCAGGGGCCGGCGTGTGAGGTTCTGGCCGAGGAGCGGGAGCGGTTGCTGGCGAGTTTGCGGTGA
- the modB gene encoding molybdate ABC transporter permease subunit, which translates to MTFRLALTATAILLAFGLPLAAWLTYGKSRMRPVVQTLVSLPLVLPPTVLGFYLLVLLGPTTAVGRMIMRILGHPLAFSFAGLLIGSMLYSLPFAIQPLVSGMMAVDPALREAAATLGASPMRVFREITLPLIRPSILTATILAFTHTVGEFGVVLMLGGNIPGATRTLSIALYDQVADFNFAEANRTALLLLVISFTSLLLVNWRAGQRSTRLV; encoded by the coding sequence TTGACATTCCGGCTTGCCCTGACGGCCACCGCGATTCTGCTGGCGTTTGGATTGCCGCTGGCTGCATGGCTGACGTATGGGAAGAGCCGCATGAGGCCGGTGGTGCAGACACTGGTTTCGTTGCCGCTGGTGCTGCCGCCGACGGTGCTGGGGTTTTACCTGCTGGTGCTGCTGGGGCCAACGACGGCGGTGGGCCGCATGATTATGCGGATACTGGGTCATCCGCTGGCGTTCTCGTTTGCGGGATTGCTGATCGGGTCAATGCTGTACAGCCTACCGTTTGCGATTCAGCCGCTGGTGAGCGGCATGATGGCGGTGGACCCGGCGTTGCGGGAGGCGGCGGCGACGCTGGGCGCATCACCGATGCGCGTCTTCCGTGAGATTACGCTGCCGTTGATCCGGCCTTCGATTCTGACTGCGACGATTCTTGCCTTCACCCATACGGTTGGAGAGTTTGGCGTGGTGCTGATGCTGGGTGGAAATATTCCCGGGGCTACGCGGACCCTGTCGATTGCACTGTATGACCAGGTCGCGGACTTCAACTTTGCGGAGGCCAACCGCACGGCCTTGTTGCTGCTTGTGATTTCGTTCACTTCCCTGCTGCTGGTGAACTGGCGCGCTGGACAGAGGAGCACGCGCCTTGTCTGA
- a CDS encoding UDP-N-acetylmuramate dehydrogenase — protein sequence MHLLKDIPLAPYTTLKVGGAARFFVEVASEAEVLDALRYAREEGLGVFVLGGGSNLLVSDKGFDGLVIRIGMKGIAQQGHTLIAEAGEEWDAMVQLACERGLQGVECLAGIPGTVGGTPVQNVGAYGQEVSQTITEVRCIDRETLSPVNFANGECGFAYRRSRLNREDAGRYVVTRVSFRLTPGGAPLLAYADLQKAFLPGESPSLLEAAAMVRKIRAAKGMVLIPGDADTQSAGSFFTNPVVTREVYESIAARYETVPHWAAAGGVKMSAAWLLEASGFRKGFALGHAGLSTKHALAVTNRGGATAGEVMKLRDHLRAEVETRFGIRLEQEPVEL from the coding sequence ATGCATCTGCTCAAAGACATTCCGCTTGCGCCGTACACCACGTTGAAAGTGGGTGGGGCTGCGCGTTTTTTTGTTGAGGTGGCGAGTGAGGCTGAGGTTCTGGATGCGCTACGGTATGCGCGCGAAGAAGGGCTTGGGGTGTTTGTGCTGGGCGGCGGGTCCAATCTTCTTGTAAGCGACAAGGGCTTTGATGGGCTGGTCATCCGTATCGGGATGAAGGGCATTGCGCAGCAGGGGCATACGCTGATTGCCGAGGCCGGCGAAGAGTGGGATGCGATGGTGCAGCTTGCGTGCGAGCGTGGGTTGCAGGGCGTGGAGTGCCTGGCAGGGATTCCGGGAACCGTGGGCGGGACGCCGGTGCAGAATGTTGGTGCGTATGGGCAGGAGGTCTCGCAGACGATTACGGAGGTGCGCTGCATTGACCGCGAGACGCTGTCGCCGGTGAACTTTGCGAATGGGGAGTGCGGGTTTGCGTATCGGCGTTCGCGCTTGAACCGTGAGGATGCGGGCCGGTATGTTGTGACGCGGGTGAGCTTCCGGCTGACGCCGGGAGGCGCCCCGCTGCTGGCCTATGCGGACCTGCAGAAGGCATTCTTGCCGGGAGAGTCGCCGTCGTTGCTGGAGGCTGCGGCGATGGTGCGGAAGATCCGCGCGGCGAAGGGCATGGTGCTGATCCCAGGCGATGCGGATACGCAGTCGGCGGGGTCGTTCTTCACGAATCCGGTGGTGACACGCGAGGTTTACGAGTCGATTGCGGCGCGGTATGAGACGGTTCCCCACTGGGCGGCCGCGGGCGGGGTGAAGATGTCGGCGGCGTGGCTGCTGGAGGCCAGCGGGTTCCGCAAGGGGTTTGCGCTGGGCCATGCGGGGCTGTCGACCAAGCACGCGCTGGCGGTGACGAACCGGGGCGGAGCGACGGCGGGGGAGGTCATGAAGCTGCGTGACCATCTGCGGGCGGAGGTCGAGACGCGGTTCGGCATCCGGCTGGAGCAGGAACCGGTGGAGCTGTAG